In the genome of Prosthecobacter algae, one region contains:
- a CDS encoding biopolymer transporter ExbD: MAHGKKHRALEADQATMGFQIAPMIDVVFVIMLFFMVMAGAVKVERELKTQLPGLGTPALSDETTPPDEIMVTVEESGAVTLNEEEFDSPTDKALPNFTNTLFRLKQEADHRNAKVMVTIQAEEQARYERVIDVLNSMAKAQIGNVTFTVGGEDF, from the coding sequence ATGGCTCACGGTAAAAAACATCGCGCCCTGGAGGCAGACCAGGCCACCATGGGGTTTCAGATCGCACCCATGATTGACGTGGTTTTCGTCATCATGCTTTTCTTCATGGTCATGGCGGGTGCCGTGAAGGTGGAGCGCGAGCTGAAAACGCAGCTTCCTGGTCTCGGAACCCCGGCTTTGAGTGATGAAACCACTCCACCTGACGAGATCATGGTGACGGTGGAGGAGTCCGGGGCGGTCACCCTGAATGAGGAGGAGTTTGACTCCCCCACAGACAAGGCGCTGCCCAACTTCACCAACACGCTTTTCCGTCTGAAGCAGGAGGCTGACCATCGCAATGCGAAGGTGATGGTCACCATCCAGGCTGAGGAGCAGGCCCGCTATGAGCGTGTCATCGACGTGCTGAACTCCATGGCCAAAGCCCAGATCGGCAATGTGACCTTCACGGTGGGTGGCGAGGATTTCTGA
- a CDS encoding acetylxylan esterase, whose protein sequence is MRKSILLSLMILIGEDWANAQQKTANYDESKIPPYTLPALLTTQDGGKVSSAEAWTDARRPEVLALFQEHVFGRTPANWGKVSFETREVKKDALGGKATRKLIHIALPEHPTWAGMEVMLYIPNGLSLPAPCFVGPSFGGNHAVSTETDVPLSTRWMRPSKDKHIVDNRATEASRGNESSRWPLEMIIGQGFAVATYYYGDIEPDHADGWKEGLRAVLSKDGANTEWKNGDWGAIGAWSWGLSRIADYLETDDSVNAKKLAVIGHSRLGKTSLWTGAQDQRFGVVISNNSGEGGAALMRRNIGETTAIITKAFPHWFTKTYTSYANNEAACPIDKHMLIALAAPRPIYIASAVEDTWADPKGEFLSGLHAEPVYALFGQKGYGVKEQPAIDTPIGDAIAYHVRTGKHDVTSYDWEQYLRFAKRHFSK, encoded by the coding sequence ATGCGAAAAAGCATCCTTCTCTCTCTCATGATCCTCATCGGTGAAGACTGGGCCAATGCCCAGCAAAAGACGGCCAACTACGACGAGTCCAAGATCCCTCCCTACACCCTGCCTGCCCTGCTGACCACTCAGGATGGCGGCAAGGTCTCCTCTGCCGAGGCCTGGACTGACGCCCGACGCCCCGAAGTCCTGGCCCTGTTCCAAGAGCACGTCTTTGGCCGCACTCCAGCGAACTGGGGCAAGGTCAGCTTTGAGACTCGCGAGGTCAAAAAAGATGCCCTCGGCGGCAAAGCCACACGCAAGCTCATCCACATCGCCCTGCCAGAGCACCCCACCTGGGCCGGCATGGAAGTGATGCTGTACATCCCCAATGGCCTTTCCCTGCCCGCCCCCTGCTTCGTCGGTCCCAGCTTCGGCGGCAACCATGCCGTCAGCACCGAGACCGATGTCCCTCTTTCCACCCGCTGGATGCGTCCCAGCAAGGACAAGCACATCGTGGACAACCGCGCCACCGAAGCCAGTCGTGGCAATGAAAGCAGCCGCTGGCCCCTGGAAATGATCATCGGCCAAGGCTTCGCTGTCGCCACCTACTACTATGGGGACATCGAGCCCGACCACGCCGACGGCTGGAAAGAAGGCCTGCGCGCCGTCCTGAGCAAAGACGGAGCGAACACCGAATGGAAAAATGGCGACTGGGGTGCCATCGGCGCTTGGTCCTGGGGCCTCAGCCGCATTGCCGACTACCTGGAGACCGACGATAGCGTTAATGCCAAAAAGCTCGCCGTTATCGGTCATTCTCGCCTGGGTAAAACCTCCCTCTGGACCGGGGCTCAGGATCAGCGCTTCGGCGTCGTCATCTCCAACAACTCGGGCGAAGGCGGCGCGGCCCTCATGCGCCGGAACATTGGCGAAACCACCGCCATCATCACCAAAGCCTTCCCCCACTGGTTCACCAAAACGTACACCAGCTACGCCAATAACGAAGCCGCCTGCCCCATTGACAAACACATGCTCATCGCCCTGGCTGCCCCGCGCCCCATCTACATCGCCAGCGCGGTGGAGGATACCTGGGCAGACCCCAAAGGCGAGTTCCTCTCCGGCCTGCATGCAGAGCCTGTGTATGCCCTTTTTGGCCAAAAAGGCTACGGTGTGAAGGAGCAACCCGCTATTGATACTCCCATCGGCGATGCCATCGCCTACCACGTCCGCACCGGGAAGCATGACGTCACCAGCTATGATTGGGAGCAGTATCTGCGTTTTGCCAAACGGCACTTCAGCAAGTAA
- a CDS encoding polysaccharide pyruvyl transferase family protein encodes MNRRHFLTTALAATLAPIAAQQGRAPRIILRSSWQTVNIGDIAHTPGVLALLEKHLPHVEVRLWPSKVDNGVDEMLMKRFPKLVILKKEDLKQAFEECDFLLHGSGPSLVAQNDVVKWKEATGKPYGVYGITVAAQASTSTKPASESYIAKTISVLSGAKFAFFRDTVSLGLVKKLGCTCPILEFGPDGAFATDLRDDEKAVAFLKEHGLEEGKFLCCIGRLRFTPYWKMKPGVKFDETKQKRNDAMKEHDLGPLRQAIIEVVKQTDMKVLLCPEDSSQMEVNKENFYDKLPEDVKAKVVWRPTYWLTGEALSTYVRSAGLFGAEMHSPIMCIGNGIPAIVCRWTEQTSKGLMWRDIGLGEWLFNMDEESEIPGIVPAVVAMAKDPAAAKAKALKGQAVVHERQRLTMEIVGKM; translated from the coding sequence ATGAACCGCCGCCATTTCCTCACCACCGCCCTTGCCGCCACTCTCGCACCTATCGCCGCCCAGCAAGGCCGCGCCCCGCGCATCATCCTGCGCTCCTCCTGGCAGACGGTGAACATTGGCGATATCGCCCACACACCGGGTGTCCTTGCCCTTCTGGAAAAGCATCTCCCGCATGTCGAAGTGCGCCTGTGGCCCAGCAAGGTGGACAATGGCGTGGACGAAATGCTGATGAAGCGTTTCCCAAAATTGGTTATTCTCAAAAAAGAAGACCTCAAGCAGGCCTTCGAAGAATGCGACTTCCTCCTGCATGGTTCCGGCCCCTCGCTGGTAGCCCAGAACGATGTAGTGAAATGGAAAGAAGCCACCGGCAAACCTTACGGCGTCTATGGCATCACCGTCGCTGCCCAGGCGTCCACCTCCACCAAACCTGCCTCTGAAAGCTACATCGCAAAGACCATCTCTGTCCTCAGTGGAGCTAAGTTCGCCTTCTTCCGCGACACCGTTTCCCTGGGCCTTGTCAAGAAGCTCGGCTGCACCTGCCCCATCTTGGAGTTCGGCCCGGATGGTGCCTTTGCCACCGATCTGCGCGATGATGAAAAGGCAGTCGCCTTCCTGAAAGAGCACGGTTTGGAAGAAGGCAAATTTCTCTGCTGCATCGGCCGCCTGCGCTTCACGCCTTACTGGAAAATGAAGCCCGGCGTGAAATTCGACGAAACGAAACAGAAGCGCAACGATGCCATGAAGGAGCACGACCTGGGCCCCCTGCGCCAGGCCATCATCGAAGTGGTAAAACAGACCGACATGAAGGTCCTCCTCTGTCCTGAAGACTCCAGCCAGATGGAAGTCAACAAAGAGAACTTCTACGACAAGCTGCCCGAAGACGTGAAAGCCAAGGTCGTCTGGCGGCCCACCTACTGGCTCACGGGTGAGGCCCTGAGCACCTACGTGCGTAGCGCCGGCCTCTTCGGGGCCGAGATGCACAGCCCCATCATGTGTATCGGCAATGGCATCCCCGCCATCGTCTGCCGCTGGACGGAGCAGACCAGCAAGGGCCTCATGTGGCGCGATATCGGCCTCGGCGAGTGGCTCTTCAATATGGACGAAGAATCCGAAATCCCCGGCATCGTCCCCGCTGTCGTCGCCATGGCCAAAGATCCCGCCGCCGCCAAAGCCAAAGCCCTCAAAGGCCAGGCCGTGGTCCATGAACGCCAGCGCCTAACCATGGAGATCGTCGGCAAAATGTAA
- a CDS encoding glutamate-5-semialdehyde dehydrogenase, which translates to MTDSEIQSAIHDMGRRARAASRELVKLSTEQKNAILLAMADEIQAREATILAENAKDLARAEENGLSRAMLDRLKLDSKSLTAIAQAVRDVAALPDPVGEVLTDWTRPNGLHITKKRVPIGVIGIIFESRPNVTTDAASLCFKTGNATLLRGGSEAIHSNVALAAALQAGGERAGLPADSVQLIPFTDRASVEHMARMDQHLDLIIPRGGKGLIEKVVATARMPVIKHYDGVCHVYVHADADQDMAARIILNSKTQKPGVCNALETILVHRDIAAAFYPIVGQQLAAAQVQVHADSEAQTLLGISSIPATEQDWSTEWLDLILSAKTVSGLDEAITHINQYGSHHTDSIITRDRAAAERFQHEVDSAVVLHNASTRFNDGGEFGFGAEIGISTDKLHARGPMGLAELCSYKYLVDGSGQVRK; encoded by the coding sequence ATGACTGACTCCGAAATCCAATCCGCCATCCACGACATGGGCCGCCGCGCCCGCGCCGCCTCCCGCGAACTGGTGAAGCTGAGCACAGAACAAAAAAACGCCATCCTGCTGGCCATGGCGGATGAGATCCAGGCAAGGGAGGCCACCATCCTGGCAGAGAATGCTAAAGACCTCGCCCGCGCCGAAGAGAACGGGCTGTCCCGGGCCATGCTGGACCGTCTCAAGCTGGATTCCAAAAGTCTCACCGCCATCGCTCAGGCTGTGCGCGATGTGGCCGCCCTGCCTGATCCTGTGGGCGAAGTGCTCACCGACTGGACACGCCCCAATGGCCTGCACATCACCAAAAAGCGTGTCCCTATTGGTGTCATCGGCATCATTTTTGAATCCCGCCCCAATGTCACCACCGACGCCGCCAGCCTTTGCTTCAAAACGGGCAATGCCACCCTCCTGCGCGGTGGCAGCGAGGCCATCCATTCCAACGTAGCCCTCGCCGCTGCCCTCCAGGCAGGCGGAGAACGTGCCGGACTGCCAGCGGACAGCGTGCAGCTCATTCCCTTCACCGACCGCGCCAGCGTGGAGCACATGGCCCGCATGGACCAGCACCTGGACCTCATCATCCCCCGGGGTGGCAAAGGCTTGATTGAAAAAGTCGTCGCCACCGCCCGCATGCCAGTCATCAAACACTACGACGGCGTCTGCCATGTGTACGTTCATGCCGATGCGGATCAGGACATGGCCGCACGCATCATCCTGAATTCCAAGACGCAAAAACCCGGCGTCTGCAATGCCCTGGAAACCATCCTGGTCCATCGGGACATCGCCGCAGCTTTCTACCCTATCGTCGGCCAGCAACTGGCTGCCGCCCAGGTGCAAGTCCACGCAGATTCGGAAGCCCAAACCTTGTTAGGCATCTCCAGCATCCCCGCCACCGAGCAGGACTGGAGCACCGAGTGGTTGGACCTGATACTTTCAGCCAAAACGGTCTCCGGCCTGGATGAAGCCATCACCCATATCAACCAGTACGGCAGCCACCATACGGACAGCATCATCACCCGTGACCGAGCCGCCGCCGAGCGATTCCAGCATGAAGTGGACAGCGCCGTCGTCCTTCACAATGCCAGCACCCGCTTCAATGACGGTGGCGAATTTGGCTTTGGAGCCGAGATCGGCATCAGCACGGACAAGCTCCACGCCCGTGGTCCCATGGGCCTAGCTGAACTCTGCAGCTACAAGTACCTCGTGGATGGCAGCGGACAGGTGCGGAAGTAA
- the rpsO gene encoding 30S ribosomal protein S15, with translation MSEATTSPKEFKLHEKDTGSADVQVAILTARINELTEHLTVHSKDHSTRRGLLKMVARRRKLLDYLKLTANERYLKLLKSLSLRR, from the coding sequence ATGAGCGAAGCTACCACCAGCCCCAAAGAATTCAAACTGCACGAAAAAGACACCGGCAGCGCCGACGTGCAGGTCGCGATCTTGACGGCCCGTATCAATGAACTGACGGAGCACCTTACGGTTCATTCCAAGGACCACTCCACACGCCGCGGCCTTCTGAAGATGGTCGCTCGTCGCCGGAAACTGCTCGACTACCTGAAGCTGACCGCCAATGAGCGTTATCTGAAGCTTCTGAAGAGCCTTAGCCTGCGCCGCTAA
- the ftsH gene encoding ATP-dependent zinc metalloprotease FtsH, which translates to MAVLLMASAYVASNQSSRSEDISYKAFKEMVEKDQIDKTKDLFLIQQDTTTAEFIEGYGFRTAAAVPADSTTKPLVAPVAPETKTAATGSVKFKVPVSIQYQKEELQALMNSKGLILIPKYDNSPWGTVLISMLPILLLLFLLYFLVRQQIKSAGRGALSFGKSKAKMLSQDRNKVTFKDVAGVEEAKEEVQELVEFLKDPKRFQRLGGKIPKGVLMVGSPGTGKTLLAKAIAGEADVPFFSISGSDFVEMFVGVGASRVRDMFEQGKKNAPCLIFIDEIDAVGRHRGHGMGGGHDEREQTLNALLVEMDGFDTQEGIIIIAATNRPDVLDPALLRPGRFDRQVTVSLPDVKGREEILNVHAKRVKLSENADLSKVARGTPGFSGAELANVINEAALLAARKNLKSIGTPELEEARDKVRWGRERRSLALSEKEKENTAYHEAGHAILIEVLEHTDPLHKVTIIPRGPSLGSTMWLPEEDKFTHRKSELLDDLVVAMGGRVAEEIQFGDVTNGAMGDIRQATAIARNMVCAWGMSDKMGMVEYGEGEQAIFLARDLARNRNYSGATAQKIDEEVKHFIDSAYSKAKEILLHHKDKLDAISAALLEYETLDGAQIKEIMQHGYMINPPKDKPKPPTPPPLPKVTDARPVSQDEEDLGGLPGGLAGVPA; encoded by the coding sequence ATGGCCGTCCTGTTGATGGCCTCGGCCTATGTCGCCAGCAATCAGAGCTCCCGTTCCGAAGATATCTCCTACAAGGCTTTTAAAGAAATGGTCGAAAAAGACCAGATCGACAAAACCAAGGATCTTTTCCTGATCCAGCAGGATACGACGACGGCCGAATTCATCGAAGGTTACGGCTTCCGCACCGCCGCTGCCGTCCCTGCCGACAGCACGACGAAGCCCCTGGTGGCACCGGTTGCACCGGAAACCAAAACCGCAGCCACCGGCTCCGTGAAGTTCAAAGTGCCTGTCAGCATTCAGTATCAAAAGGAAGAGCTGCAGGCTCTGATGAACTCCAAAGGGCTCATTCTCATCCCCAAGTATGACAACAGTCCCTGGGGTACGGTGCTGATTTCCATGCTCCCGATCCTGCTCCTTCTGTTCCTGCTTTATTTCCTGGTCCGCCAGCAGATCAAAAGCGCGGGCCGTGGCGCCCTCAGCTTTGGCAAGAGCAAGGCCAAGATGCTGTCCCAGGACCGCAACAAGGTGACCTTCAAGGACGTTGCTGGCGTGGAAGAAGCCAAGGAAGAAGTGCAGGAGCTCGTCGAGTTCCTCAAGGATCCAAAGCGTTTCCAGCGTCTGGGCGGCAAGATCCCCAAAGGCGTGCTCATGGTCGGTTCCCCTGGCACGGGCAAAACTCTCTTGGCCAAAGCCATCGCTGGCGAGGCCGATGTGCCATTCTTCAGCATCAGCGGCTCGGACTTCGTCGAAATGTTCGTCGGGGTTGGTGCCAGCCGTGTGCGTGACATGTTTGAGCAGGGCAAAAAGAATGCGCCTTGCCTCATCTTCATTGATGAAATCGATGCCGTCGGCCGCCATCGCGGTCATGGCATGGGCGGTGGTCACGACGAGCGTGAGCAGACCCTCAACGCCCTCCTTGTGGAGATGGACGGCTTTGACACCCAGGAAGGCATCATCATCATCGCGGCGACCAACCGCCCTGACGTTCTCGACCCTGCACTTCTGCGTCCAGGCCGTTTTGACCGTCAGGTCACCGTCAGCCTGCCTGACGTGAAAGGCCGTGAGGAAATCCTCAATGTCCACGCCAAGCGTGTGAAGCTCAGCGAAAACGCCGACCTCTCCAAGGTCGCCCGCGGGACTCCTGGTTTCTCAGGTGCAGAACTGGCCAACGTCATCAACGAAGCCGCCCTCCTGGCTGCCCGCAAAAACCTCAAGTCCATCGGCACCCCCGAACTCGAAGAGGCCCGCGACAAAGTCCGCTGGGGCCGTGAGCGCCGCAGCCTGGCGCTCAGCGAGAAGGAAAAGGAAAACACCGCTTACCATGAAGCTGGCCACGCCATCCTCATCGAAGTGCTGGAGCACACCGATCCTCTCCACAAAGTGACCATCATCCCTCGCGGTCCTTCCCTGGGTTCCACCATGTGGCTTCCTGAAGAAGACAAGTTCACCCATCGCAAGAGCGAACTCCTGGACGACCTCGTCGTCGCCATGGGCGGTCGTGTGGCCGAAGAGATCCAATTTGGCGACGTCACCAACGGGGCCATGGGCGACATCCGCCAGGCCACCGCCATCGCCCGCAACATGGTCTGCGCCTGGGGTATGAGCGACAAAATGGGCATGGTGGAATACGGCGAAGGCGAACAAGCCATCTTCCTGGCGCGTGACCTCGCTCGTAACCGCAACTACAGCGGTGCCACTGCCCAGAAGATCGATGAAGAAGTGAAGCACTTCATTGATAGCGCCTACTCCAAAGCCAAAGAAATCCTCCTTCATCACAAGGACAAGCTGGATGCGATTTCCGCTGCCTTGCTGGAATATGAAACTCTCGATGGAGCCCAGATCAAAGAGATCATGCAGCACGGCTACATGATCAACCCACCGAAGGACAAGCCCAAGCCGCCAACGCCGCCGCCTCTCCCCAAAGTCACGGATGCACGTCCCGTGTCCCAGGATGAAGAGGACCTCGGCGGGCTTCCTGGCGGTCTCGCCGGCGTTCCAGCCTGA
- a CDS encoding polyribonucleotide nucleotidyltransferase produces the protein MAIHKVTAPCGSGIIEIETGKLAHLADGAVTVRLGDTIVIVTAVSATKIKEGLDFFPLSVEYKEKASAAGKFPGGYFKREGRPTEKEILTCRMTDRPLRPLFPKGYLYETQIVALLLSADGQNDSDILAINGASAALCVSDIPFAGPIGAVRVGRVNGQFIANPTHNQREDSDLDLVYVGNKTDVIMIEGAALEMPESDFIAALRFAQDSIQSLVKAQEELAALAGKVKRVVPLMLVKDELLEVAYEIAGDRIEGAIYQPSKVARNKAVGALKDEVEAAIKAKFPEATNFEIGQAFDYLQKKAFRISILDKMSRCDGRAVDQIRNLSGEVSVLPRTHGSALFARGETQALSICTLAPADEAQEMDTYAGGPDSKRFILHYNFPPFSVGECGRFGGQNRREIGHGALAERSIDAVIPPKSQFPYAIRISSEVMASNGSTSMASVCSGVMALLDAGVPLIRPVAGISVGLVTEFEGDNMKRYLTMMDILGSEDHFGDMDFKLCGTDVGVTGYQLDLKLPGIPLSILEEAIAKAKNGRGEVLRAMADAISEVQPLSPHAPRIEILKINPDKIGELIGPGGKNIKGIQAESGAEISIEDDGTIYVYATRKEGLERAIEMISGVSQEIEPGKIYTGKIVSTTNFGAFMNLGGKKDGLIHVSELADFRVNRVEDVVKVGDIVTAKCLGIDEKGRVKMSRKAAMKEKDDAAKAESGAPAEAEDLG, from the coding sequence ATGGCCATCCATAAAGTAACAGCTCCCTGCGGTTCAGGGATCATCGAAATCGAAACAGGCAAGCTTGCCCACCTCGCCGACGGCGCTGTGACCGTCCGCCTGGGTGACACCATCGTCATCGTCACTGCCGTCTCCGCCACCAAGATCAAGGAAGGTCTCGACTTCTTCCCCCTGTCCGTGGAATACAAAGAAAAAGCCTCGGCTGCCGGAAAGTTCCCTGGTGGCTACTTCAAGCGCGAAGGCCGCCCAACGGAGAAGGAAATCCTGACCTGCCGCATGACGGACCGCCCATTGCGCCCGTTGTTCCCAAAAGGCTACCTCTACGAAACCCAGATCGTCGCCCTCTTGCTCAGCGCTGATGGCCAGAACGATTCGGACATCCTCGCCATCAACGGTGCTTCGGCCGCTCTTTGCGTGTCCGACATTCCTTTCGCAGGCCCCATCGGTGCCGTGCGTGTCGGCCGCGTGAACGGTCAGTTCATCGCCAACCCTACCCACAACCAGCGTGAAGACAGCGATCTGGACCTGGTTTACGTCGGCAACAAGACGGACGTGATCATGATCGAAGGTGCCGCCCTCGAAATGCCCGAGAGCGACTTCATCGCCGCCCTCCGTTTTGCCCAGGACAGCATCCAGAGCCTGGTGAAGGCCCAGGAAGAGCTCGCCGCCCTCGCTGGCAAAGTGAAGCGCGTGGTGCCTCTGATGCTCGTCAAAGACGAGCTCCTGGAAGTCGCCTACGAAATCGCTGGCGACCGCATCGAAGGCGCCATCTATCAGCCAAGCAAAGTCGCCCGTAACAAGGCTGTCGGCGCACTGAAGGATGAAGTGGAAGCCGCCATCAAGGCGAAGTTCCCTGAAGCGACCAACTTCGAAATCGGCCAGGCTTTTGATTACCTTCAGAAGAAGGCTTTCCGCATCTCCATCCTGGACAAAATGAGCCGCTGCGACGGCCGCGCCGTGGATCAGATCCGCAACCTTTCCGGCGAAGTCTCCGTGCTTCCCCGCACGCATGGTTCGGCTCTGTTTGCCCGTGGTGAAACTCAGGCTCTCTCCATCTGTACGTTGGCTCCGGCTGACGAAGCCCAGGAAATGGACACCTACGCAGGTGGCCCAGACTCCAAGCGTTTCATCCTTCACTACAACTTCCCTCCCTTCTCGGTGGGTGAGTGCGGCCGCTTCGGTGGTCAGAATCGTCGTGAAATCGGTCACGGTGCCCTCGCTGAGCGCTCCATCGACGCCGTGATCCCGCCGAAGTCCCAGTTCCCTTATGCGATCCGTATCAGCAGCGAAGTGATGGCCTCCAACGGCTCCACCTCCATGGCTTCGGTTTGCTCGGGCGTCATGGCCCTGCTCGACGCTGGTGTGCCTCTCATCCGCCCTGTGGCGGGCATCTCCGTCGGTCTCGTCACCGAGTTCGAAGGCGACAACATGAAGCGCTACTTGACCATGATGGACATCCTGGGCTCCGAAGATCACTTCGGCGACATGGACTTCAAGCTTTGCGGCACGGACGTCGGTGTGACCGGTTACCAGCTTGACCTCAAGCTTCCTGGCATCCCTCTGAGCATCCTTGAAGAAGCCATCGCCAAGGCCAAGAATGGCCGTGGTGAAGTCCTTCGCGCCATGGCAGACGCCATCAGCGAAGTGCAGCCTCTGAGCCCGCATGCTCCTCGCATCGAGATCCTGAAGATCAACCCGGACAAGATCGGTGAACTCATCGGTCCTGGCGGCAAGAACATCAAGGGTATCCAGGCCGAGTCCGGCGCTGAAATCAGCATCGAAGACGACGGCACCATCTACGTTTACGCCACCCGCAAGGAAGGCCTTGAGCGTGCGATCGAGATGATCAGCGGCGTCTCCCAGGAGATCGAGCCCGGCAAGATCTACACCGGCAAGATCGTCAGCACGACGAACTTCGGTGCCTTCATGAACCTCGGTGGCAAGAAGGACGGCCTGATCCACGTGAGCGAACTGGCTGACTTCCGCGTGAACCGCGTGGAAGACGTCGTCAAGGTCGGTGACATCGTCACCGCCAAGTGCCTCGGCATTGACGAAAAAGGCCGTGTGAAGATGAGCCGCAAGGCCGCCATGAAGGAGAAGGACGACGCTGCCAAGGCTGAATCCGGCGCTCCTGCTGAAGCGGAAGACTTGGGCTAA
- a CDS encoding prenyltransferase/squalene oxidase repeat-containing protein, with the protein MVYPPGYPQPGNLGYPVQGNLGYPVQPNLGYPVQPGMMPPGHPAPTSGPVPVAAAIEDEAVAVEAAHGEVFHPPALNHFEPVKPANALVKAWRKVGGGSLTLSLAIHAGILIVGGAIVVSTQMIQKQVDFLPGGGTQQGAQASAEMKHQVKQKKQKTLNKTMPMKKIVSTSQNSAITLPDAPPDLLDVPDVSSMLGGGSLGSGGFGKAGAGGGFGTGMGMGGMQGFVSLPPSMQQRCSPAERLEKLRQNGGNPECERAVSASLEWLKTQQNADGSWGQGGGKRNKAAMTGLALLCFLGRCETPDSPFYGDNVMRGILFLVELSKTNEHGAITDDFKSNAGAYEHGIATYALGEMYTLARLGSKQLPGMREAFEKGVQLIIKTQNKADAKNGEGSWDYYTKNIAEGKATSSREDLSVAGWQYQALKAAKYTGLKIAGLQSAIDRTCDYIERKQTKDGGYGVSNRDAHYNQWSLTGVGSLGLQTLGKGRTASIKKGIKFLREFITAEPLDWNKNCNLYCWYYYTQTFFQAGGDDWKFYNEQFLPQILAAQQPDGSFKKGRPNWPGGDAADPLYRQVLCTLQLEVYYRYLKVGDRDEESFFDRQ; encoded by the coding sequence ATGGTTTATCCTCCAGGCTACCCCCAGCCTGGAAACCTGGGGTACCCTGTTCAGGGAAATCTGGGCTATCCGGTGCAGCCGAATTTGGGCTACCCCGTGCAGCCCGGCATGATGCCGCCTGGCCATCCCGCCCCCACCTCTGGCCCTGTTCCTGTCGCTGCGGCCATCGAGGATGAGGCCGTTGCCGTCGAGGCCGCTCATGGCGAAGTTTTTCACCCGCCCGCCCTCAATCATTTCGAGCCCGTGAAACCGGCCAACGCCCTGGTGAAGGCCTGGCGCAAGGTCGGAGGCGGTTCTTTGACCCTCAGTCTGGCCATCCATGCAGGCATCCTCATCGTGGGCGGGGCCATCGTGGTCAGCACTCAGATGATTCAGAAGCAGGTGGACTTCCTGCCTGGTGGCGGCACCCAGCAGGGGGCGCAGGCCTCGGCCGAGATGAAGCATCAGGTGAAGCAGAAGAAGCAGAAGACGCTGAACAAAACGATGCCGATGAAGAAGATCGTGAGCACGAGCCAAAACTCGGCGATCACGCTTCCCGATGCACCGCCAGATCTGCTGGACGTGCCGGATGTGAGTTCGATGCTGGGCGGCGGGAGTCTGGGCAGCGGAGGATTTGGCAAAGCGGGAGCGGGAGGCGGCTTTGGGACAGGGATGGGAATGGGCGGGATGCAGGGTTTTGTGAGCCTGCCTCCCTCCATGCAGCAGCGCTGCTCCCCAGCGGAGCGGCTTGAAAAACTACGCCAAAACGGCGGTAATCCCGAGTGTGAACGCGCGGTTTCCGCCTCTCTGGAGTGGCTGAAAACGCAGCAGAACGCCGATGGTTCCTGGGGACAGGGCGGCGGCAAACGTAACAAGGCCGCCATGACGGGCCTCGCTTTGCTGTGCTTCTTGGGTCGCTGTGAAACACCCGATTCGCCTTTCTACGGGGACAATGTCATGCGTGGCATCCTGTTTCTGGTCGAGCTTTCCAAAACCAATGAGCACGGTGCTATCACCGATGACTTCAAAAGCAATGCGGGCGCATACGAGCACGGCATCGCCACCTACGCGCTGGGCGAGATGTACACTCTGGCCCGTCTGGGCAGCAAGCAGTTGCCAGGGATGAGAGAAGCCTTCGAAAAGGGCGTGCAGCTCATCATCAAGACTCAAAACAAGGCCGATGCCAAAAATGGCGAAGGGTCCTGGGACTACTACACCAAGAACATTGCCGAGGGGAAAGCCACCTCCTCGCGTGAAGACTTGTCCGTCGCGGGCTGGCAATACCAAGCGCTGAAGGCTGCCAAATACACCGGTTTGAAGATCGCCGGCCTGCAGAGCGCCATTGACCGCACCTGCGACTACATCGAGCGGAAGCAGACGAAGGACGGCGGCTACGGGGTGAGCAACCGGGATGCCCACTACAACCAGTGGAGCCTCACGGGCGTCGGGTCCTTGGGCCTGCAGACTCTGGGAAAGGGCCGCACCGCCTCCATCAAGAAGGGCATCAAATTCCTGCGTGAGTTCATCACCGCCGAGCCGCTGGACTGGAATAAAAACTGCAATCTCTACTGCTGGTACTACTACACTCAGACCTTCTTCCAGGCGGGTGGCGATGACTGGAAATTTTACAATGAGCAGTTCCTCCCACAGATCCTGGCTGCCCAGCAGCCCGATGGAAGCTTCAAAAAGGGCCGACCCAACTGGCCTGGTGGGGACGCGGCAGACCCGCTCTACCGCCAGGTGCTGTGCACTCTGCAACTGGAGGTCTACTACCGTTACCTGAAGGTGGGCGACCGCGACGAAGAAAGCTTCTTTGATCGTCAGTAA